From the genome of Gracilinanus agilis isolate LMUSP501 chromosome 2, AgileGrace, whole genome shotgun sequence, one region includes:
- the LOC123235435 gene encoding BPI fold-containing family A member 1-like, with protein MLQIWGLVLFYGLLTQSSAQLEAIPVDPALSLGPVQSLTPPDVLSGLLGGLTKGLLNSDLLGILKNLPLLDALKLGEGSSGGLIGGLLPRIVSLVPGLQNIISINITNPVLLELGLEQSPEGHRLFVTLPLGMVLELKTFLTGEILKLDVQLNIVVELMAVRDKDGKIHLVIGDCKNDPGSLKVTLLEGILPSVVQGLADTVTGTVIKVLPNLIQKEVCPLVNEVLGNLDVTLVHDVAELLIHGLELHVKV; from the exons ATGCTTCAGATTTGGGGTCTCGTTCTCTTCTATGGCCTGCTCACACAGAGTTCAGCCCAACTTGAAGCCATCCCTGTGGATCCTGCCCTTTCCCTGGGACCAGTTCAATCCCTTACCCCACCAGATGTTCTTTCAGGTTTACTAGGTG GCCTCACAAAGGGACTTCTCAACTCAGACTTGCTTGGGATTCTTAAAAACCTCCCCCTCTTGGATGCCCTGAAACTTGGGGAAGGTTCATCCGGAGGCCTCATCGGAGGTTTACTACCCAGAATAGTCTCACTGGTTCCAGGGCTACAGAATATAATTTC GATCAATATTACCAATCCCGTTCTCCTGGAACTTGGACTAGAACAATCTCCTGAAGGACACCGACTTTTTGTGACACTCCCTCTTGGCATGGTCCTAGAATTAAAAAC aTTCCTGACTGGTGAAATTCTCAAATTGGATGTTCAACTGAATATCGTAGTGGAGCTCATGGCAGTGAGGGATAAAGATGGAAAAATCCACTTGGTGATTGGGGATTGTAAGAATGACCCTGGAAGCTTAAAAGTCACTCTCTTGGAAGG gaTTCTACCATCAGTAGTGCAAGGACTTGCAGACACAGTGACAGGAACTGTGATTAAAGTTCTTCCAAATCTGATACAGAAAGAA GTCTGCCCTCTGGTTAATGAGGTCCTTGGTAATCTGGATGTTACCTTAGTACATGACGTGGCTG AATTATTAATCCATGGACTTGAACTGCATGTTAAAGTATGA